In Pseudomonas putida, a genomic segment contains:
- a CDS encoding DUF3077 domain-containing protein has translation MPMDDSNPKCTVGRTRFHQGENQTQLLFCIEPGIPCKHARKQASEFMGYARNLSAAGVMEDAPQLMWAAHYLSGLAKALLDDAELGLSR, from the coding sequence ATGCCAATGGACGATTCCAACCCCAAATGCACGGTAGGCAGAACCCGGTTCCACCAAGGTGAAAACCAGACCCAGCTGTTGTTCTGCATCGAGCCCGGCATTCCTTGCAAGCATGCCCGCAAACAAGCCTCCGAATTCATGGGCTACGCCCGCAACCTGAGCGCTGCAGGAGTGATGGAAGACGCCCCCCAACTGATGTGGGCCGCCCACTACCTCAGCGGCCTGGCCAAGGCCCTGTTGGACGATGCCGAGCTAGGCCTGAGCCGCTGA
- a CDS encoding DUF3077 domain-containing protein: MPCKPSRVPPVLDQNLRPSYSRAQPLFSVSPGITLQYASTEARKLMDCARYLDQTAVMSDDKQMKAAAHHVLDMVKVLLEEIEQGMLPSRLRAEFYAPDKRDRS, from the coding sequence ATGCCATGCAAACCCTCCCGAGTCCCCCCCGTACTCGACCAAAACCTGCGCCCCAGCTACAGCCGAGCCCAACCCCTGTTCTCCGTTTCCCCAGGCATCACTCTCCAATACGCCTCGACAGAAGCCCGAAAACTGATGGACTGCGCCCGGTACCTGGACCAGACCGCTGTGATGAGTGACGACAAGCAAATGAAAGCGGCGGCTCACCACGTTCTGGACATGGTTAAGGTCCTCCTGGAAGAGATTGAGCAAGGGATGCTGCCTTCGCGGTTGCGGGCGGAGTTTTATGCGCCTGATAAACGTGATCGGAGTTGA
- a CDS encoding ADP-ribosylglycohydrolase family protein: MKKNMSESRLKRTISSALWSAYGDALGFPTELASEDLVKRRVGQTKSTRTSQWKRLVGGRFGADVTLPAGSYSDDTQLRLSTSRAISGQGYFDVEAFAKIEIPVWQIYALGAGRGSKAAASSLANRGTAWFSNFFKGYESGGGNGAAMRIQPHVWAASKLDDKPSYLVDVIRNAICTHGHMRGIAGAVVHALSLAHVMQHGRMSSDSDWLRYSDDIRSIPKLIKSDTDLLTFWVPTWERNSKTTLERAADEVANEWSLSVGKAMDWFAQTNESPTVLYVKIVEDDNGLSKEERGSGLKSALFANVAAYLGQRAGSQEIMEVVANLLWSDTDTIASMAGALIGAAKPDAKFIGEIQDEPYIRMEANRLFNISQGATERTFSYPDTLYWQAPRAVIDTLTISDGQYVLQGFGSVSPSGQRFKGRQKGVTWQWFGTSWGQSLLVRMRAELGLDSEAVDKTVERDKNIADLFDYQSDDSEVESELSVLDADVAYDAEAVVPNFIAQSSYGDNQQEVAIDVLSEEDIIPGETVAIDIDALSSEAIKSFDPELIGRHLLLIAEHPNGVTLATGYASIVAKARATRLRHKRG, from the coding sequence GTGAAAAAGAATATGTCCGAATCCAGGCTGAAACGCACGATATCCTCAGCTCTTTGGTCGGCTTACGGCGATGCGTTGGGTTTTCCTACAGAGCTCGCTTCGGAGGATTTGGTCAAAAGGCGTGTGGGCCAAACCAAATCCACGCGTACTAGCCAGTGGAAGCGTCTGGTAGGCGGTAGGTTCGGTGCAGACGTCACCTTACCCGCAGGTTCTTACTCTGATGATACCCAGCTTCGACTTTCTACGAGTCGAGCTATCTCCGGTCAAGGGTATTTCGACGTCGAGGCATTTGCAAAAATAGAAATTCCGGTCTGGCAAATCTACGCGCTTGGCGCAGGCCGAGGTAGCAAAGCGGCTGCAAGTTCTTTGGCGAATAGGGGTACTGCTTGGTTTAGCAATTTTTTTAAAGGATATGAAAGTGGGGGTGGCAATGGTGCTGCTATGCGCATTCAGCCTCATGTGTGGGCCGCTAGCAAGTTAGACGATAAGCCGTCTTACCTTGTTGACGTCATCCGTAATGCTATCTGCACTCATGGTCATATGCGCGGGATTGCGGGTGCAGTGGTGCATGCGCTTTCTCTGGCTCATGTCATGCAGCATGGTCGGATGTCTTCGGATAGCGATTGGCTTCGGTACAGTGATGATATTCGAAGCATTCCGAAGCTCATAAAGAGTGACACGGATCTGCTCACTTTTTGGGTGCCTACTTGGGAAAGAAACAGCAAAACTACACTGGAACGCGCCGCTGATGAGGTAGCCAATGAGTGGAGTCTATCTGTTGGCAAGGCTATGGATTGGTTCGCGCAAACCAATGAATCGCCCACGGTTTTGTATGTAAAGATAGTAGAGGATGATAACGGCCTTAGCAAAGAAGAGCGGGGTTCCGGGCTCAAGTCGGCGCTGTTCGCTAATGTGGCTGCGTATTTGGGGCAGCGAGCCGGATCCCAAGAGATCATGGAAGTAGTTGCCAATCTGCTTTGGAGTGATACTGATACTATCGCGAGCATGGCCGGTGCATTGATTGGTGCAGCAAAGCCTGATGCGAAGTTTATTGGTGAGATTCAAGACGAGCCGTATATTCGGATGGAGGCCAACCGTCTTTTCAACATCAGTCAAGGCGCTACAGAGCGAACTTTTTCCTATCCGGACACCTTGTATTGGCAGGCGCCTAGAGCAGTCATTGATACACTTACCATTTCTGACGGCCAGTACGTTCTTCAGGGATTCGGTTCTGTCTCACCCTCCGGTCAGAGATTTAAGGGTCGACAGAAGGGGGTTACTTGGCAGTGGTTCGGGACGTCTTGGGGGCAAAGCCTTCTGGTTCGGATGCGTGCTGAGTTAGGGTTGGACAGCGAAGCTGTTGATAAAACCGTTGAGCGTGATAAGAACATTGCTGATCTTTTCGATTATCAATCGGATGATAGCGAAGTTGAAAGTGAGCTGTCGGTGCTGGATGCAGATGTTGCATATGATGCTGAAGCTGTGGTGCCAAACTTTATAGCTCAGAGCAGCTATGGGGATAATCAGCAGGAAGTTGCTATTGATGTTTTGTCTGAGGAGGATATCATTCCCGGCGAAACCGTCGCAATTGATATCGATGCACTGTCTTCAGAAGCGATCAAAAGCTTCGATCCAGAGTTGATAGGCCGGCACCTGCTTTTGATCGCCGAACACCCCAATGGGGTGACGCTCGCTACCGGCTATGCCTCGATTGTGGCGAAAGCGAGAGCTACACGTCTTCGTCATAAGCGCGGATAG
- a CDS encoding DarT ssDNA thymidine ADP-ribosyltransferase family protein gives MNIEQFIEQRGIESVVHFTTNRGSLGIFACNALKSRQRLNADEQLKHIFQPNAKYRDKDLAWLDYANLSISRINMNFFNTCSGSWHREKDFFWCIFDFAPEIMLHDNVQFTTTNNIYTGNLRSPGLEGLQRAFQQKTHQYSSYYAERTEGFPENETTCNQAEILYPGEVSTRYLQRIYVRCDEHSDELAGQMAATAHPAVEVLVRPELFEKIR, from the coding sequence ATGAACATCGAGCAATTTATCGAGCAGCGTGGCATCGAATCTGTTGTGCATTTCACGACCAACAGGGGGTCGTTGGGGATCTTCGCTTGCAACGCGTTGAAGTCGCGACAGCGGCTGAACGCAGATGAACAGCTCAAGCATATTTTTCAACCTAATGCCAAGTACCGGGACAAGGACTTGGCGTGGCTTGACTATGCCAACCTGTCTATCAGCCGGATCAACATGAATTTTTTCAATACCTGCTCAGGGAGCTGGCATCGAGAAAAGGACTTTTTCTGGTGCATTTTCGACTTCGCGCCGGAGATCATGCTGCATGACAATGTACAGTTCACCACCACGAACAACATTTATACCGGTAATTTGAGGTCTCCTGGTCTGGAGGGCCTCCAGCGCGCATTTCAGCAAAAGACGCATCAGTATTCGAGTTATTATGCGGAACGAACTGAAGGGTTCCCTGAAAACGAGACGACTTGCAACCAAGCGGAGATTCTGTATCCGGGAGAGGTTTCAACTCGTTATCTGCAACGCATCTACGTGCGTTGTGATGAACATTCGGATGAGCTCGCAGGACAAATGGCTGCCACGGCCCATCCAGCGGTCGAGGTCTTGGTCAGGCCCGAGCTCTTCGAGAAAATTAGGTGA
- a CDS encoding 3'-5' exonuclease has product MKALIDVIPTAEQLALFSRVSPGVEVIRGAAGSGKTTTALLKLRACVGFYLSRARRQVNPKPVRVLVLTYNRTLRGYISELAEQQLPDTGISVEISTFNKWARRLTDADNILDFEQTERFLRQNLAKTRLDVEFGLEEALYVLGRFETDQLDDYLSTRREGRGSTPRMERPARQILLDEVIRPYIDHKRTRGLVDWNDLACTIASHDYEQCDVVVVDETQDFSANEIRALLRQCSPEASVTFVLDSAQRIYTRNFNWGEVGVTLRSEKSHRLETNYRNTHEIARFANALLDGVAMDDNGTMPNFNTARGHGPKPIVLMGEYLDQVKAAIEFLSEIDLEQNSVAFLHPKGWFRDLMPALRRAGYPFVCIAGNSEWPQGEENIALCTIHSSKGLEFDHVIMIGLDGSVLDVNAPDEEEDDDDDGGGYEPSARLRRLIAMGIGRARDSVMIGFKPSDTPDIMRFVEEELYEGRDV; this is encoded by the coding sequence ATGAAAGCCTTGATCGATGTCATTCCCACTGCCGAACAGTTGGCCCTTTTCTCGCGTGTCAGTCCTGGCGTAGAGGTCATTCGAGGCGCAGCAGGAAGTGGTAAGACGACTACCGCACTTCTAAAGCTACGAGCTTGCGTCGGCTTCTACCTCAGCCGTGCGCGCCGCCAAGTTAATCCCAAACCGGTCAGAGTCCTTGTGCTCACCTACAACCGCACACTGCGCGGCTACATCAGCGAATTAGCGGAGCAACAGCTGCCAGACACGGGTATCTCGGTTGAGATTTCCACGTTCAACAAGTGGGCAAGACGCTTGACCGATGCTGATAACATCCTTGATTTCGAGCAAACCGAGCGGTTTCTGCGTCAGAACCTGGCCAAGACCCGGTTGGATGTAGAGTTTGGTTTGGAAGAGGCGCTATACGTCCTGGGGCGGTTTGAGACGGATCAGTTGGACGACTACCTCTCTACTCGACGAGAAGGGCGTGGTAGCACACCTCGTATGGAGCGGCCTGCACGGCAGATCTTATTGGACGAGGTCATCCGTCCCTACATCGATCACAAGCGCACTCGGGGTCTGGTCGACTGGAACGATCTCGCCTGCACGATTGCGTCTCATGATTACGAGCAATGTGACGTGGTTGTCGTTGACGAAACCCAGGATTTCTCTGCCAACGAGATCCGAGCGCTTCTGCGTCAATGCTCCCCTGAAGCGTCTGTGACCTTTGTATTGGACAGCGCGCAGCGCATCTACACACGTAATTTCAATTGGGGCGAAGTGGGTGTGACTTTGCGCTCGGAGAAAAGCCATCGGCTCGAGACAAACTATCGAAACACCCACGAGATCGCTCGCTTTGCGAATGCGTTGCTCGATGGTGTCGCGATGGATGACAACGGTACCATGCCGAACTTCAACACCGCCCGAGGTCATGGGCCTAAGCCTATCGTTTTGATGGGTGAGTACTTGGATCAGGTCAAGGCAGCAATCGAGTTCCTGAGCGAAATTGACCTTGAACAGAACTCCGTTGCTTTCTTGCACCCCAAAGGCTGGTTCCGAGACCTCATGCCGGCATTGCGCCGGGCAGGATATCCCTTTGTTTGCATTGCCGGTAACTCCGAGTGGCCCCAGGGTGAAGAGAACATCGCTCTGTGCACGATTCACTCCAGCAAGGGACTGGAGTTCGATCATGTCATCATGATTGGGCTGGACGGGTCGGTGCTGGACGTGAATGCTCCGGACGAGGAGGAAGATGATGACGATGACGGCGGTGGCTATGAGCCCTCTGCTCGCTTGCGTCGCTTAATCGCCATGGGGATCGGGCGTGCACGTGACAGCGTCATGATTGGCTTTAAACCCTCCGACACCCCAGATATCATGCGCTTCGTCGAGGAGGAGCTGTATGAGGGCAGGGACGTATGA